A window of the Candidatus Omnitrophota bacterium genome harbors these coding sequences:
- a CDS encoding acyl-CoA thioesterase: MKIRVYYHHTDCGGVVYYAEYLKFLEEARTQFLEERGIFLKELIKKGIQFVVVYQEISYKAPAFYGDVLQIETRLSRVDKVRIEFEYEVKNQFKKLITLAKTTLACVCQEFKPQPIPEDIRKLISAST, translated from the coding sequence TTGAAGATAAGAGTTTATTATCATCATACTGATTGTGGGGGCGTGGTTTATTATGCTGAGTATCTAAAATTCTTAGAGGAAGCAAGGACTCAGTTTTTGGAAGAGCGAGGAATTTTCTTAAAGGAATTAATTAAAAAAGGGATTCAGTTTGTGGTAGTGTATCAGGAAATTAGTTATAAAGCACCTGCTTTTTACGGCGATGTGCTTCAAATCGAGACCCGCTTGAGTAGAGTTGATAAGGTAAGAATAGAGTTTGAATATGAAGTAAAAAATCAGTTTAAGAAATTAATTACCTTAGCCAAAACAACGCTTGCCTGTGTTTGTCAGGAGTTTAAACCTCAACCCATCCCTGAAGACATTCGAAAATTAATTAGCGCTTCAACTTGA
- a CDS encoding secondary thiamine-phosphate synthase enzyme YjbQ, protein MRVITKKIELKTKGNPDLINITPILKQTLEVSGLREGSLTVFVSGSTAAVTTFEYEPGLIRDMQEIYEKIASSSKHYHHDDTWGDANGFSHIRSALQGPSLTIPFEKGTLLLGTWQQVVLAEFDNHPRKREIVLQMMGE, encoded by the coding sequence ATGAGAGTAATTACAAAAAAGATTGAATTAAAGACAAAAGGTAATCCCGACCTAATAAACATTACTCCTATTTTGAAACAGACTTTGGAAGTTTCGGGGTTAAGAGAAGGTAGTCTTACGGTATTTGTTTCGGGTTCGACAGCAGCGGTTACTACTTTTGAGTATGAACCGGGACTTATCCGTGATATGCAAGAAATTTATGAGAAGATTGCTTCCTCGAGTAAACATTATCATCACGATGATACTTGGGGTGACGCTAACGGATTTAGTCATATAAGGTCAGCGCTTCAGGGCCCTTCTTTAACTATTCCTTTTGAAAAAGGTACGCTTCTCCTTGGTACTTGGCAACAAGTGGTTTTGGCAGAGTTTGATAATCATCCTCGTAAACGGGAAATTGTGTTGCAAATGATGGGAGAATAA